From Pseudoxanthomonas sp. YR558, the proteins below share one genomic window:
- a CDS encoding phosphoglycerate mutase, with protein MAQATLLLPARTRLVGQALPDDVARALGRSDSRQVDAGERAQLRRQFQLVPDHWPIAALTRQHDAGDAAGARWLRADPVRVSPDMTGARMLAHGESLGLSAEDAANLLPVLKPLFGDAGMLLDAPHPARWYLRLPLDAQLPEFAPVDDVLGDDLFAHLPHGDAGRRWRALLSEAQVLLHNHPWNAQRVAQGKPPVNSLWFWGAGTLPDFVRTGFRQVKGNDVLLQALAQTAGVDASHAGGEGGVDALIDLRHLRNLDLLCRDALRPLLEALKKGELDTLTLDFEDGALFALRRDQRWRFWRRALSRLDTVRPDHVPA; from the coding sequence ATGGCCCAGGCCACCCTGCTGCTGCCCGCGCGTACCCGCCTTGTCGGGCAGGCGCTGCCCGATGACGTGGCACGTGCCTTGGGCCGCAGCGACAGCCGTCAGGTGGACGCGGGCGAGCGCGCTCAATTGCGGCGCCAGTTTCAACTGGTGCCCGATCACTGGCCGATCGCCGCGTTGACCCGCCAGCACGATGCGGGTGATGCCGCGGGTGCACGCTGGTTGCGCGCGGACCCCGTGCGGGTGTCGCCCGACATGACCGGCGCGCGCATGCTCGCGCATGGCGAATCGCTCGGCCTCTCGGCGGAAGATGCAGCGAACCTGTTGCCGGTGCTCAAGCCCCTGTTCGGCGACGCGGGCATGCTGCTGGATGCACCGCATCCGGCGCGCTGGTATCTGCGTCTGCCGCTGGATGCACAGCTGCCCGAGTTCGCGCCGGTGGACGACGTGCTTGGCGACGACCTGTTCGCGCACCTGCCGCACGGCGATGCCGGCCGACGCTGGCGGGCCCTGCTCAGCGAGGCGCAGGTATTGCTGCACAACCACCCTTGGAACGCGCAGCGCGTGGCCCAGGGCAAGCCGCCGGTGAATTCGCTGTGGTTCTGGGGTGCGGGCACGCTGCCGGATTTCGTCCGCACCGGCTTCCGCCAGGTGAAGGGCAACGACGTCCTGTTGCAAGCGCTGGCACAGACGGCCGGTGTGGACGCGAGCCATGCGGGTGGCGAGGGCGGGGTGGATGCGCTGATCGACCTGCGCCATCTGCGCAACCTCGACCTGCTGTGTCGTGACGCGCTGCGGCCATTGCTCGAAGCCCTGAAGAAGGGCGAGCTCGATACGTTGACGCTGGATTTCGAGGACGGCGCCTTGTTCGCGCTCCGGCGCGACCAGCGCTGGCGATTCTGGCGCCGTGCGTTATCGCGCCTGGATACGGTGCGCCCCGACCACGTGCCGGCATGA